Proteins found in one Lycium ferocissimum isolate CSIRO_LF1 chromosome 6, AGI_CSIRO_Lferr_CH_V1, whole genome shotgun sequence genomic segment:
- the LOC132060099 gene encoding protein BCCIP homolog, which yields MPRKPARHCRPARCPPLSFSPFARSMARIASNNKVTHKVQNSRIPGNDQPSSSGKMVNHGPTDKREDSSSSDDEEFDDTVQADFEFFDPKPSDFHGVKILLQAYLDDKQWDLSGFVDVILGQPTVGTVVKIENDEDDGIYSIVTALNLGRYKDLECMADLKEYLLKACPQKDVFFKLSLFLGDQAKDVGLLVSQRVVNLPPQLLPPLYDALFDEVSWATEDEPTEELRKSFCFKSYLVISKIYKHKNADKQNGPSADQTIVYIKAEDEIFHELSSWSFSFPLHTQLVRTDEMKDYRLTGLVMAVNATKIPTFRKKLHSLIDES from the exons ATGCCACGAAAGCCGGCAAGACATTGCAGACCAGCGCGGTGTCCACCTTTGAGTTTCTCCCCATTTGCTCGTTCAATGGCACGGATTGCATCAAATAACAAAGTTACACACAAGGTTCAGAACTCCAGAATTCCAGGAAATGATCAACCTAGCTCTTCAG GTAAAATGGTAAATCACGGACCAACAGACAAGAGAGAAGATTCCAGTTCTTCAGATGATGAAGAGTTTGAT GACACTGTTCAAGCAGATTTTGAATTCTTTGATCCAAAACCTAGTGATTTCCATGGTGTGAAAATCCTGCTGCAGGCCTATCTTGATGATAAGCAATGGGATTTGAGTGGTTTTGTGGATGTAATACTGGGTCAACCCACAGTGGGAACTGTTGTTAAAAtagagaatgatgaagatgatggtATTTACTCCATTGTCACGGCTCTTAACTTGGGTAGATATAAG GATCTAGAGTGCATGGCTGACCTTAAAGAGTACCTGCTTAAAGCATGCCCCCAGAAGGATGTATTCTTTAAATTGAGCTTATTTCTCGGAGACCAAGCCAAGGATGTTGGTCTCTTGGTATCTCAACGTGTTGTTAATCTTCCTCCCCAGCTTTTGCCACCCCTTTATGATGCACTTTTTGATGAAGTCTCTTGGGCTACCGAAGATGAG CCTACAGAGGAGCTCCGGAAATCTTTCTGCTTCAAGTCTTACCTAGTAATCAGTAAAATCTACAAG CATAAGAATGCGGACAAGCAAAATGGACCAAGTGCTGATCAAACTATTGTGTACATCAAGGCAGAAGACGAAATATTTCATGAG TTAAGCTCTTGGTCCTTCAGTTTTCCTTTGCATACACAGCTGGTTAGGACTGACGAG ATGAAAGATTACCGGCTAACTGGCTTGGTAATGGCAGTAAACGCGACCAAAATCCCTACCTTTCGGAAAAAACTGCACTCTTTAATAGACGAGTCATGA